GCCTCTCCGCGAGGAGTCGCGCGATGCTCAGCGGTGCTGGCGCACTGGACGCCTACCTGCGCCGTGGATCGTGACGGCCGAGTTGTCGACGGCTTAGATCAGGCCCACATCGTGCTGCCCCGCGTCAACGATCGACCGCGCCGGCGAGGTCGCGCAGCAGGTCGGCCAGGCGGCGGGCGTCGGTGGGGTCGATCGTTGCGAGCGCCTCGCGTTGCACCGCTAGCCCCGCGGTGACCGCCTCGTCGACCAGGTCACGGCCGGCCGGGGTGAGCTGCGCGCGAAGCGAGCGGCGGTCGCTGGGATCGGAGGTGCGCGTGATGAACCCCGCTCTCTCCAGCTTGTCGAGTCGCCCGGTCATGCCGCCCGTGGTGAGCATGAGGGTGTCGGAGAGTTGCTTGGGGGAGAGGTTGAACGGCTCACCGCTGCGGCGCAGCGTGGCCAGCACGTCGAACTCGCCGCGTCCGATGCCGAGGCGCTGGTACGCCCGCTCCATCCGGTCGCCGATGGCGGCGGCGACGCGGTAGACGCGGCCGAAGACCTCCATGGGCAGCAGATCGTCGAGATCCGGGCGCTCGTCGCGCCACTGGGTGATGATCGCGTCGACGGCATCGTGGGTCATGGGAGGCATGATAGCTTGACGGCAAGTAGCTTAGTGGTAAGTTAATTGCAAGCTAAATGGGGGAGGATCGTCATGACGTACACGGCGGAGTTCGGCGCGGTCAACGCCGTCCACCATCCGGAAGCCGCGCAGGAGCGGACGGCGATGAGGTCCGGCACGGTCGGTCGGTTCGTCGCCCCGGGCAGCGCCACCCAGGGCCGCTTCGGCCTCTTCGAATGGCGGATGCCGGCCAGGGCCGGTGGGGCCGACGCGCACTTCCACCGAACCTTCTCCGAGTCCTTCTACGTGGTGTCCGGGACGGTGCGGCTCTACGGCGGGTCGGGCTGGATCGACGGGCGGCCCGGTGACTTCCTGCACGTACCCGAGGGTGGTGTGCAC
The nucleotide sequence above comes from Micromonospora luteifusca. Encoded proteins:
- a CDS encoding MarR family winged helix-turn-helix transcriptional regulator, whose amino-acid sequence is MTHDAVDAIITQWRDERPDLDDLLPMEVFGRVYRVAAAIGDRMERAYQRLGIGRGEFDVLATLRRSGEPFNLSPKQLSDTLMLTTGGMTGRLDKLERAGFITRTSDPSDRRSLRAQLTPAGRDLVDEAVTAGLAVQREALATIDPTDARRLADLLRDLAGAVDR
- a CDS encoding cupin domain-containing protein — its product is MTYTAEFGAVNAVHHPEAAQERTAMRSGTVGRFVAPGSATQGRFGLFEWRMPARAGGADAHFHRTFSESFYVVSGTVRLYGGSGWIDGRPGDFLHVPEGGVHGFRNDSDAEAVMLILFAPGIPREAYFRELAEIAATGRTLSEEEWTDLFARHDQYRA